The following are encoded together in the Cicer arietinum cultivar CDC Frontier isolate Library 1 chromosome 2, Cicar.CDCFrontier_v2.0, whole genome shotgun sequence genome:
- the LOC101491403 gene encoding phosphoenolpyruvate/phosphate translocator 2, chloroplastic-like, translated as MYTLSVLHSLSSSQFSKFPQSFKINGLSCSSSSSLFQNVRKCSHFFISTPKIDSFRVLAASLPEAQSDEPSQQPSGLVQSLQLGFMFATWYLFNIYFNIYNKQVLKVYPFPATVTAFQFGFASLVVNLIWTLNLHPRPNISSSKFKAILPLAVAHTLGNLLTNISLGKVSVSFTHTIKAMEPFFTVVLSSLLLGEMPTFWVVSSLVPIVGGVALASMTEVSFNWIGFSTAMASNLTNQSRNVLSKKLMANEEEALDNINLYSVITIISFFLLVPCAILLEGVKFTPSYLQSAASQGLNVRELCVRSVLAAFCFHAYQQVSYGILQKVSPVTHSVGNCVKRVVVIVSSVIFFQTPVSPINALGTAVALVGVFLYSRAKRIKPMPKAKAS; from the exons ATGTATACTCTCTCTGTTTTACATTCTCTTTCATCCTCACAATTTTCAAAGTTTCCACAAAGCTTCAAAATCAATGGACTTTcatgttcatcttcttcttccttgTTTCAAAATGTTAGAAAGTGTtcacattttttcatttcaactccaaaaattgattcttttagAGTCCTTGCTGCTTCTCTTCCAGAAGCACAGAGTGATGAACCTTCACAACAACCTTCTGGGTTGGTTCAGTCTCTTCAACTTGGTTTCATGTTTGCAACTTGGTACCTCTTCAATATTTACTTCAATATCTACAACAAACAg GTTCTAAAAGTCTATCCATTTCCAGCAACAGTTACAGCATTTCAATTTGGCTTTGCTTCATTGGTGGTTAATTTGATATGGACTTTGAATCTTCATCCTAGACCAAACATTAGTAGTTCAAag tTTAAAGCAATTCTTCCACTGGCTGTGGCTCATACATTAGGGAACCTTTTGACTAACATTAGTCTTGGAAAGGTTTCTGTGTCTTTCACTCACACCATCAAAGCTATGGAACCTTTCTTCACTGTTGTTCTTTCATCTCTTCTCCTTGGTGAG ATGCCAACTTTTTGGGTGGTTTCTTCTCTTGTTCCTATAGTTGGGGGAGTGGCATTGGCATCAATGACTGAAGTCTCTTTCAATTG GATTGGATTCAGCACTGCAATGGCGTCTAACCTTACGAATCAATCACGTAACGTTTTGAGCAAAAAACTAATGGCCAATGAAGAG GAAGCTTTGGACAATATCAATCTCTACTCAGTTATAACCATCATTTCCTTTTTCTTGTTGGTTCCATGTGCTATATTATTGGAAGGTGTCAAGTTTACACCATCGTACCTTCAATCTGCT GCAAGCCAAGGATTGAATGTTAGAGAGCTATGTGTAAGATCAGTTTTGGCTGCATTCTGCTTCCATGCATACCAGCAG GTTTCTTATGGGATATTACAGAAGGTATCACCTGTGACACACTCGGTTGGAAATTGTGTGAAGCGTGTCGTTGTCATCGTCTCTTCGGTTATCTTCTTCCAAACTCCTGTCTCACCCATTAATGCACTTG GAACTGCTGTTGCACTTGTTGGTGTTTTCTTGTATTCAAGGGCAAAGAGGATTAAGCCAATGCCAAAAGCAAAGGCATCATAA
- the LOC101489472 gene encoding uncharacterized protein isoform X2, translated as MKNLLLGHTKIVTNHFRFSSFSSSSISRFNHFTATTTKLKSDAAIRTILKLKVKTLIFQPPFNLAANYLRNFRFSGIGSILGVSVATASTIGYAMDAGNALVDDRHIDSQDLSEVEENVQHLWKLAGKFWLPFFFFVTVLTNLDEPFTILFIKMTLFLLSTKPNPFSVYIFVDQLCQQCQDTTFFKGKSIYASRVEVKDYNLLCVADVEVRDNKFTLVGILGTWWTLPHLQFWEACFLVRNRLGRSFLLERTEQGS; from the exons atgaagaaTTTGTTATTGGGTCACACAAAAATTGTTACTAATCACTTTAGATTTTCctccttctcttcttcttcaatCTCTCGTTTCAACCACTTCACTGCCACTACAACAA aattgaaatctgatgcagcaATAAGAACAATACTGAAACTGAAAGTAAAAACCCTCATTTTTCAACCACCTTTCAATCTTGCTGCTAACTACCTCCGTAATTTTCGTTTTTCTG GCATTGGAAGCATCTTAGGCGTATCGGTTGCGACTGCATCAACTATAGGTTATGCCATGGATG CTGGGAATGCTTTGGTGGATGATCGTCATATCGATTCACAAGATCTTTCGGAGGTGGAAGAAAATGTGCAGCATCTGTGGAAATTGGCTGGGAAATTTTGGCtgccattttttttctttgttacaGTGCTTACAAACTTGGATGAACCATTTACTATACTATTCATTAAAATGACCTTATTCCTACTCAGCACAAAGCCTAATCCTTTCTCTGTCTATATTTTTGTTGATCAG TTGTGCCAACAATGCCAAGATACCACATTTTTTAAAGGAAAG TCAATATATGCCAGCAGAGTTGAAGTAAAGGACTATAACCTTCTTTGTGTGGCTGATGTTGAAGTAAGAGATAACAAGTTCACATTGGTTGGAATTCTTGGTACATGGTGGACTCTACCACATTTACAATTTTGGGAAGCATGCTTTTTGGTTAGAAATAGACTTGGGAGAAGCTTCTTATTGGAAAGAACTGAACAAGGAAGTTAA
- the LOC101489472 gene encoding uncharacterized protein isoform X1: MKNLLLGHTKIVTNHFRFSSFSSSSISRFNHFTATTTKLKSDAAIRTILKLKVKTLIFQPPFNLAANYLRNFRFSGIGSILGVSVATASTIGYAMDVAGNALVDDRHIDSQDLSEVEENVQHLWKLAGKFWLPFFFFVTVLTNLDEPFTILFIKMTLFLLSTKPNPFSVYIFVDQLCQQCQDTTFFKGKSIYASRVEVKDYNLLCVADVEVRDNKFTLVGILGTWWTLPHLQFWEACFLVRNRLGRSFLLERTEQGS, from the exons atgaagaaTTTGTTATTGGGTCACACAAAAATTGTTACTAATCACTTTAGATTTTCctccttctcttcttcttcaatCTCTCGTTTCAACCACTTCACTGCCACTACAACAA aattgaaatctgatgcagcaATAAGAACAATACTGAAACTGAAAGTAAAAACCCTCATTTTTCAACCACCTTTCAATCTTGCTGCTAACTACCTCCGTAATTTTCGTTTTTCTG GCATTGGAAGCATCTTAGGCGTATCGGTTGCGACTGCATCAACTATAGGTTATGCCATGGATG TAGCTGGGAATGCTTTGGTGGATGATCGTCATATCGATTCACAAGATCTTTCGGAGGTGGAAGAAAATGTGCAGCATCTGTGGAAATTGGCTGGGAAATTTTGGCtgccattttttttctttgttacaGTGCTTACAAACTTGGATGAACCATTTACTATACTATTCATTAAAATGACCTTATTCCTACTCAGCACAAAGCCTAATCCTTTCTCTGTCTATATTTTTGTTGATCAG TTGTGCCAACAATGCCAAGATACCACATTTTTTAAAGGAAAG TCAATATATGCCAGCAGAGTTGAAGTAAAGGACTATAACCTTCTTTGTGTGGCTGATGTTGAAGTAAGAGATAACAAGTTCACATTGGTTGGAATTCTTGGTACATGGTGGACTCTACCACATTTACAATTTTGGGAAGCATGCTTTTTGGTTAGAAATAGACTTGGGAGAAGCTTCTTATTGGAAAGAACTGAACAAGGAAGTTAA
- the LOC101490003 gene encoding polyribonucleotide nucleotidyltransferase 2, mitochondrial — MSIALRMRSAKPLLRTLRHHLGFRRTISTTDGGSATKFLETFNEEFEIGNRIITLETGKIARFANGAVVFSMEDTKVLSTVTSAKGDTAKADFLPLTVDYQEKQFAQGMIPSTYMRREGAPKERELLCARIIDRPIRPLFPPGFYHEVQVMASVLSSNGKQDPDVLAANATSAALMLSDIPWGGPIGMVRIGRICGQFVVNPTMDELSLSDLNLIYACTKDKTLMIDVQAREISEKDLQAGLRLAHPEAVKYIEPQIRLAAKAGKSKKEYRLSMLSDKTLEKVTNLAEAPIKAVFTDPTYGKFERGEALDNITQDVKKVLEEEGDEESIKVLSKTVDTVRKKVVRKRIIAEGSRVDGRQLDEVRPLYCEAGYVPMLHGSAIFSRGETQVLCTVTLGAPTDAQHLDSLVGPPLKRFMLHYSFPPFCINEVGKRGGLNRREVGHGTLAEKALLAVLPPEDRFPYTVRINSEVMASDGSTSMATVCGGSMALMDAGIPVREHVAGVSVGLVTELDPSTGEIMDYRILTDILGLEDHLGDIDFKIAGTRKGVTAIQLDMKPAGIPLDIICECLEPAHKARQQIIDQMEREINAPRTKGGSTSPRLVTLKYSNDAIRRLIGPMGAAKRKMELETGARISVDDGTLTIVAKNQSVMDKILEKVDFIVGREIEVGGIYKGVVSNIKEYGAFVEFNGGQQGLLHISELSHEPVSRVSDVVSIGQQLSLMCIGQDVHGNIKLSLKATLLGPGGSKTNRIAEGSTASAKETAEIWAPVWNASNITQEQNSASEMSIEKNEVCETKPSASQTPVIVIRSAAECDKEEKSISSNHNRTSNGSLVDNGVQLHHKSKSPSKSKPRKSQDAVDSPSDSGPLPYKNAKKPKLSMQKESKSDTRRAEGDEKEGKNKTPLTAKDLKLGTEVTAKVYQIRAHGLVLDLGGGVRGMYRYEEDGKKDFKIGDEMRVVCSSFSSKGIPVLSAVDDNQL; from the exons ATGTCTATCGCATTGCGAATGAGAAGTGCAAAACCACTCCTCCGCACTTTACGGCACCACCTCGGTTTCCGCCGCACCATTTCCACCACCGACGGCGGTTCGGCAACGAAGTTTCTGGAAACTTTCAATGAAGAATTCGAAATCGGAAACCGCATCATCACTCTAGAAACCGGTAAAATCGCTCGCTTCGCAAACGGCGCGGTTGTTTTTTCAATGGAAGATACGAAAGTCCTTTCTACTGTTACTTCCGCCAAAGGCGATACTGCTAAAGCTGATTTCTTACCTTTAACA GTTGATTATCAAGAGAAGCAATTTGCGCAAGGCATGATTCCATCAACGTACATGAGAAGGGAAGGTGCTCCTAAGGAACGCGAACTTTTGTGTGCTCGAATCATCGATCGTCCTATACGACCTCTGTTTCCACCGGGATTTTATCATGAAGTTCAG GTGATGGCTAGTGTTCTTTCCTCAAATGGAAAACAAGATCCGGATGTGTTGGCGGCTAATGCGACGTCTGCTGCGCTTATGTTGTCGGATATTCCTTGGGGTGGCCCCATAGGAATGGTTCGGATCGGTAGGATTTGCGGGCAGTTTGTGGTGAATCCTACCATGGATGAG CTCAGCTTAAGTGATCTCAACTTGATATATGCCTGTACAAAGGACAAAACTTTGATGATTGATGTACAAGCTCGTGAGATATCCGAGAAAGATTTGCAAGCTGGGTTAAGACTGGCTCATCCGGAG GCAGTGAAGTATATTGAACCTCAAATTAGACTTGCTGCTAAAGCTGGTAAGTCTAAGAAAGAATACAGGTTGTCTATGCTCTCTGACAAAACCCTGGAAAAAGTCACTAATTTGGCAGAAGCACCTATTAAAGCTGTTTTTACTGATCCTACTTATGGAAAG TTTGAACGTGGAGAAGCATTAGACAATATTACACAAGATGTAAAGAAAGTACTTGAAGAAGAAGGCGATGAAGAAAGCATAAAGGTTTTGTCAAAGACAGTAGATACAGTGAGGAAGAAG GTGGTCCGTAAAAGAATTATTGCAGAAGGATCCAGAGTTGATGGAAGACAGTTAGATGAAGTAAGGCCCTTGTATTGTGAAGCTGGATATGTTCCCATGTTGCATGGATCTGCAATTTTTTCCCGTGGAGAAACGCAg GTCCTATGTACAGTAACACTTGGAGCACCTACAGATGCTCAACACTTGGACTCTTTAGTCGGTCCTCCATTAAAGCGGTTTATGCTTCACTATAGTTTTCCACCCTTCTGCATAAATGAAGTTGGTAAACGTGGTGGTCTAAACAGGCGTGAAGTTGGTCATG GAACACTTGCTGAAAAAGCACTTCTTGCTGTTTTGCCTCCTGAAGATAGGTTTCCATATACTGTTCGTATCAACTCAGAAGTTATGGCTTCAGACGGTTCAACATCAATGGCAACTGTATGTGGAG GTAGTATGGCTTTGATGGATGCCGGCATTCCAGTAAGAGAACATGTTGCTGGTGTTTCTGTGGGTCTTGTTACTGAACTTGATCCATCCACAGGCGAAATAATGGACTATCGTATACTGACTGATATTTTG GGCTTGGAAGACCATTTGGGTGACATAGACTTCAAGATTGCTGGAACTCGAAAAGGAGTTACTGCTATTCAGTTGGATATGAAACCAGCTGGAATTCCTCTAGATATCATATGTGAATGTTTAGAACCTGCACACAAAGCCCGTCAACAAATTATTGATCAAATGGAACGGGAAATTAATGCACCTCGTACCAAGGGTGGAAGTACCTCTCCACGACTAG TCACCTTAAAGTACAGCAATGATGCTATTCGTCGCTTAATTGGGCCAATGGGTGCTGCAAAGAGAAAAATGGAATTGGAAACAG GTGCACGGATATCTGTAGATGATGGAACACTTACAATAGTTGCGAAGAATCAATCTGTAATGGATAAAATACTAGAAAAG GTTGATTTTATAGTTGGCCGTGAAATTGAAGTTGGAGGTATCTACAAAGGCGTTGTTTCCAATATAAAAGAATATGGAGCTTTTGTCGAATTTAATGGTGGCCAGCAGGGCCTTCTCCACATTTCTGAGTTGTCACATGAACCA GTTTCCCGAGTTTCAGATGTAGTCTCTATTGGCCAGCAGCTTTCTTTGATGTGCATTGGCCAAGATGTTCACGGTAACATTAAATTATCCCTTAAAGCAACTTTGCTTGGTCCTGGAGGATCAAAGACTAATCGTATAGCTGAAGGATCTACCGCATCTGCAAAAGAAACTGCTGAGATTTGGGCACCAGTGTGGAATGCGTCTAATATTACACAAGAACAAAATTCTGCTTCAGAGATGTctatagaaaaaaatgaggtgtGTGAGACAAAACCCTCAGCCTCCCAAACACCAGTGATTGTAATACGCAGTGCTGCAGAATGTGACAAGGAGGAGAAATCTATCAGCTCAAATCACAATCGGACTTCAAACGGTTCTCTCGTTGATAATGGGGTACAATTGCATCACAAGTCGAAATCTCCATCCAAGTCAAAACCTCGTAAATCTCAAGATGCAGTTGATTCTCCATCTGATTCAGGTCCCTTGCCATATAAAAATGCCAAGAAGCCAAAACTTTCAATGCAAAAAGAGTCAAAATCTGATACTCGAAGGGCAGAGGGGGACGAGAAGGAAGGTAAAAACAAGACACCGTTGACTGCAAAGGATTTGAAACTTGGGACAGAAGTTACTGCCAAAGTTTATCAAATTCGTGCACATGGGTTGGTATTGGATTTGGGTGGAGGAGTTCGAGGAATGTACCGATATGAG GAAGATGGCAAAAAGGACTTTAAGATAGGTGACGAGATGCGAGTAGTGTGCTCAAGCTTTTCTAGCAAGGGAATTCCAGTATTGTCTGCTGTGGATGATAACCAACTTTGA
- the LOC101490341 gene encoding isocitrate dehydrogenase [NADP] — MLRAMFRLSSTTTTTMFSSTSTSSSISSLRNPNFLFPSSTPSSSISFSNNRISLRCLATRPIHVINPIVEMDGDEMTRIIWKMIKDKLIFPYLDLNIKYFDLGIENRDATDDRVTVESAEATLKYNVAVKCATITPDETRVKEFGLKSMWRSPNGTIRNILNGTVFREPIICRNIPRIIPGWKKPICIGRHAFGDQYRATDTIITGPGKLKLVFVPEDGDTPVELDVHNFKGPGVALAMYNVDESIRAFAESSMSLAFAKKWPLYLSTKNTILKKYDGRFKDIFQEVYEERWQQKFEEHSIWYEHRLIDDMVAYALKSEGGYVWACKNYDGDVQSDLLAQGFGSLGLMTSVLLSSDGKTLEAEAAHGTVTRHFRFHQKGQETSTNSIASIFAWTRGLEHRAKLDNNEKLQDFAHKLEAACVETVESGKMTKDLAILVHGPKVSREFYLNTEEFIDAVAGNLQRKLQ; from the exons ATGCTGAGAGCAATGTTTCGATTGAGTtctaccaccaccaccaccatgTTCTCTTCTACTTCTActtcttcttcaatttcttctcTCAGAAACCCTAACTTTCTCTTCCCTTCTTCAACTCCGTCATCTTCAATTTCCTTCTCCAACAATCGAATCTCCCTTCGATGCCTCGCCACTCGTCCTATCCACGTCATCAATCCCATCGTCGAAATGGACG GTGATGAAATGACCAGGATTATTTGGAAGATGATCAAGGATAAA CTTATATTTCCTTACTTGGATTTGAACAtaaagtattttgatttgggGATTGAGAATCGCGATGCTACTGATGACAGAGTTACTGTCGAAAGTGCTGAAGCCACTCTTAA GTACAATGTTGCTGTGAAATGTGCAACCATAACCCCTG ATGAGACCCGAGTCAAAGAATTTGGACTGAAGTCTATGTGGAGAAGCCCCAATGGCACAATAAGGAATATTTTAAATG GTACTGTATTTCGTGAGCCCATAATATGCCGCAATATACCCAGAATTATTCCTG GATGGAAAAAACCCATTTGTATTGGCAGACATGCTTTTGGTGATCAGTATCGTGCCACTGATACAATAATCACAGGACCGGGAAAGCTTAAGCTGGTATTCG TCCCAGAAGATGGTGACACTCCAGTGGAGCTTGATGTTCATAATTTCAAAGGCCCTGGTGTAGCCCTTGCTATGTATAATGTTGATGAG TCTATTCGAGCATTTGCTGAATCATCCATGTCACTGGCATTTGCAAAGAAGTGGCCACTTTACTTGAGCACCAAAAACACAATTCTCAAGAAATATGATGGCAG ATTTAAAGACATATTTCAGGAGGTGTATGAAGAAAGGTGGCAGCAAAAGTTTGAAGAACACTCAATATG GTACGAGCATAGACTAATTGATGACATGGTGGCATATGCGCTCAAGAGTGAAGGTGGATATGTTTGGGCTTGCAAGAATTATGATGGCGACGTCCAAAGTGATTTACTTGCTCAAG GATTCGGTTCATTGGGTCTCATGACTTCTGTGCTG TTATCTTCTGATGGCAAGACATTAGAAGCTGAGGCAGCTCATGGAACTGTAACTCGGCATTTTCGATTTCATCAAAAGGGACAAGAAACCAGTACAAATAGTATTGCTTCCATTTTTGCATGGACACGAGGACTAGAACATAG AGCCAAGCTGGATAATAATGAAAAACTACAGGATTTTGCCCATAAGTTAGAGGCTGCATGTGTTGAGACAGTGGAGTCAGGAAAGATGACCAAAGATCTCGCTATTCTGGTTCACGGTCCAAA GGTATCGAGGGAATTTTACTTGAACACCGAGGAATTTATTGATGCTGTGGCGGGTAATCTTCAGAGAAAGCTCCAATAG
- the LOC101490659 gene encoding small ribosomal subunit protein uS9-like isoform X2, which produces MEQVQCFGRKKNAVAVTHCKKGRGLIKINGSPIELIEPEILRFKAYEPILLLGRHRFAGVDMRIRVKGGGHTSQIYAIRQSIAKALVAYYQKYVDEQSKKEIKDILVRYDRTLLVADPRRCEPKKFGGRGARARFQKSYR; this is translated from the coding sequence ATGGAACAGGTACAGTGCTTCGGCCGTAAGAAGAATGCGGTGGCAGTGACACACTGCAAGAAAGGTCGTGGTCTCATCAAGATCAATGGCTCCCCAATCGAACTCATTGAGCCTGAGATTCTCCGTTTCAAGGCTTACGAGCCAATTCTCCTTCTCGGAAGGCACCGTTTCGCCGGCGTTGACATGAGGATCAGAGTGAAGGGAGGAGGACATACTTCTCAGATCTATGCCATCAGACAGAGCATCGCAAAGGCCTTGGTTGCATACTATCAGAAATATGTGGATGAACAGAGTAAGAAGGAGATCAAGGACATTCTTGTTCGTTATGACCGTACTCTTCTTGTTGCTGATCCTAGACGCTGCGAGCCTAAGAAGTTTGGTGGTCGTGGTGCTCGTGCTAGGTTCCAGAAATCCTATCGTTAA
- the LOC101490659 gene encoding small ribosomal subunit protein uS9-like isoform X1: MPSDRVSRRLWLHTIKNVWMNRGKDYMTQFQFGNGALLGANYIQFAAARGSKMEQVQCFGRKKNAVAVTHCKKGRGLIKINGSPIELIEPEILRFKAYEPILLLGRHRFAGVDMRIRVKGGGHTSQIYAIRQSIAKALVAYYQKYVDEQSKKEIKDILVRYDRTLLVADPRRCEPKKFGGRGARARFQKSYR; encoded by the exons ATGCCATCAGACAGAGTATCGCGAAGGCTTTGGTTGCATACTATCAAAAATGTGTGGATGAACAGA GGAAAGGATTATATGACACAATTTCAATTTGGGAATGGAGCCTTGCTAGGGGCAAATTATATTCAG TTTGCGGCGGCGAGAGGGTCCAAAATGGAACAGGTACAGTGCTTCGGCCGTAAGAAGAATGCGGTGGCAGTGACACACTGCAAGAAAGGTCGTGGTCTCATCAAGATCAATGGCTCCCCAATCGAACTCATTGAGCCTGAGATTCTCCGTTTCAAGGCTTACGAGCCAATTCTCCTTCTCGGAAGGCACCGTTTCGCCGGCGTTGACATGAGGATCAGAGTGAAGGGAGGAGGACATACTTCTCAGATCTATGCCATCAGACAGAGCATCGCAAAGGCCTTGGTTGCATACTATCAGAAATATGTGGATGAACAGAGTAAGAAGGAGATCAAGGACATTCTTGTTCGTTATGACCGTACTCTTCTTGTTGCTGATCCTAGACGCTGCGAGCCTAAGAAGTTTGGTGGTCGTGGTGCTCGTGCTAGGTTCCAGAAATCCTATCGTTAA
- the LOC101489141 gene encoding sirohydrochlorin ferrochelatase, chloroplastic: protein MPVKSLSLRSNQFPSFSATEIGTNQTWAPLKSSNSLNFCSKSRFLCMSTQNSSRVGPNDAVIIVDHGSRRKESNLMLNEFVEMFRHKTGYQIVELAHMELAEPSIGDAFQSCVQQGARRVIISPFFLSPGRHWSQDIPSLSAAAAKQHPGVSYIVTAPLGLHELLVDVVNDRITYCLKHVAGDADECSVCAGTGKCILHQ from the exons ATGCCTGTGAAATCTCTCTCACTTCGTTCCAATCAGTTCCCAAG TTTTTCTGCAACTGAAATTGGAACAAACCAAACATGGGCACCCTTAAAATCCTCAAATTCTCTCAATTTTTGTTCAAAGTCACGATTTTTATGTATGAGCACTCAAAACTCTTCAAGGGTTGGTCCTAATGATGCAGTCATAATTGTGGATCATGGGTCACGTCGCAAAGAATCAAATCTCATGCTTA ATGAATTTGTGGAAATGTTTAGACACAAAACTGGATACCAGATTGTGGAGCTTGCTCATATG GAACTAGCAGAACCATCGATTGGAGATGCTTTTCAATCTTGCGTTCAGCAAGGTGCACGCCGCGTTATCATCAGTCCCTTTTTCCTTTCTCCTGGAAGGCATTGGAGTCAG GATATTCCTTCCTTGAGTGCAGCGGCAGCAAAGCAACACCCCGGTGTTTCATACATTGTAACTGCACCCCTTGGACTCCATGAGCTACTTGTG GATGTTGTGAATGATAGGATCACTTATTGCTTAAAGCATGTAGCTGGAGATGCAGATGAGTGTTCAGTTTGTGCTGGGACTGGAAAATGCATACTCCATCAATGA
- the LOC101512134 gene encoding uncharacterized protein translates to MKHIIRDSFVCYTKFRREIVIVLENLFEMSYRNCIAAFNIYKKAAVQTNKLCEFYEWCKAKGLCGYYEYPLLEPIPHIQIKALGSFLSGMWQLTESSSSSWSDQESSSVFTEKDGRQQQHLKGNEEEKPLIDLEGEYKVDVSWETMLETSISFCHAYDQSDLLSSNGYHNEHSFDGMWEIPTYNTASYNPFSQQNSESSYYGRTAHNCLYPWGL, encoded by the coding sequence ATGAAACACATAATTCGCGACAGTTTCGTTTGCTACACCAAGTTCAGAAGAGAAATAGTAATTGTTTTGGAGAATCTTTTCGAGATGTCTTATAGGAACTGCATAGCTGCttttaatatatacaaaaaagcAGCAGTGCAAACAAATAAGCTTTGTGAGTTCTATGAATGGTGTAAAGCAAAAGGGTTGTGTGGTTACTATGAATACCCTTTGTTAGAACCAATACCACATATACAAATCAAAGCATTGGGAAGTTTTTTGAGTGGCATGTGGCAGTTGACAGAGTCTTCATCATCATCTTGGTCTGATCAAGAATCTAGTTCAGTTTTCACTGAAAAAGATGGAAGACAACAACAACACTTGAAAGGTAATGAAGAGGAGAAGCCTTTGATTGATCTGGAAGGAGAATACAAAGTTGATGTCAGTTGGGAGACAATGTTGGAAACTTCTATTAGTTTTTGTCATGCTTATGATCAGAGTGATTTGTTAAGTTCTAATGGCTATCATAATGAACATAGCTTTGATGGCATGTGGGAAATTCCAACATATAACACTGCTTCTTATAATCCTTTCTCTCAGCAAAACTCTGAGTCCAGTTACTATGGGAGAACTGCTCATAACTGTTTGTATCCTTGGGGTCTATAA